Proteins from a genomic interval of Panthera tigris isolate Pti1 chromosome A2, P.tigris_Pti1_mat1.1, whole genome shotgun sequence:
- the TAS2R60 gene encoding LOW QUALITY PROTEIN: taste receptor type 2 member 60 (The sequence of the model RefSeq protein was modified relative to this genomic sequence to represent the inferred CDS: inserted 5 bases in 5 codons; substituted 4 bases at 4 genomic stop codons) yields MNGDDMIPGSPVTDKRAIILAIVLLFLCLVAAVSNGFITAALDVEWLLQRTLLPCDKLLVSLGASCLCLQXGVMRRTIYIFLYPEAFPSNLVLXFLAFWRDWPSYDSPPTXLSVFHCMKIATFTLPIFLWLKXKVSGLVAWMXVGLSNLSTILXFIGNQSLXQYFVRRRLQSGNAIENTVRPYEKFYFFCLKLVSWTVVTAVFLFDMXLVMSLERHTKKVCLSNXGFCEPRAQVHNQVLLALMSFSVLSTSCFLSLVLNAAGVFPFWDPSYWVWQAVIYLCSAVPITALEQPPAERCGGEGLLCRVLGIVSCD; encoded by the exons ATGAATGGAGATGACATGATTCCAGGATCTCCAGTGACTGATAAGAGAGCCATCATCTTGGCTatcgttttattatttttgtgcctGGTGGCAGCAGTGAGCAATGGCTTCATCACTGCAGCTCTGGACGTGGAGTGGTTGCTACAGAGAACACTGTTACCTTGTGATAAATTATTAGTCAGCCTGGGGGCCTCTTGCCTCTGTCTGC TGGGTGTGATGAGGAGGaccatttatattttcctgtatCCAGAGGCCTTCCCATCCAACCTTGTACTGTAGTTCCTAGCCTTCTGGCGGGACTGGCCATCTTACGATTCTCCACCTACCTAGCTCAGTGTCTTCCATTGCATGAAAATTGCAACCTTCAccctccccatcttcctctgGCTAAAATAGAAGGTGTCTGGGTTGGTTGCATGGA CTGTAGGGCTCTCCAACTTGAGCACCATCT TTTTCATAGGCAACCAGAGCTTGTAACAGTACTTTGTAAGGAGAAGGTTGCAATCTGGGAATGCCATTGAGAATACCGTGAGACCATATGAGAAATTCTACTTCTTCTGTTTAAAACTTGTTAGCTGGACAGTCGTTACTGCTGTCTTCCTTTTCGACA GTTTGGTCATGTCTCTGGAAAGACACACTAAGAAGGTCTGCCTGTCCA GTGGCTTTTGTGAGCCCAGGGCCCAGGTGCACAACCAGGTTCTCCTGGCTCTCATGTCCTTTTCCGTCCTCTCCACCTCCTGTTTTCTGTCACTGGTGCTCAATGCTGCAggtgtttttccattttgggACCCTAGCTACTGGGTGTGGCAGGCAGTGATTTATCTGTGCTCAGCAGTCCCCATCACTGCACTTGAGCAACCCCCGGCCGAGAGGTGTGGTGGAGAGGGGCTGCTGTGCAGGGTGCTGGGCATCGTGAGTTGCGATTGA